In one Streptomyces venezuelae genomic region, the following are encoded:
- a CDS encoding endonuclease/exonuclease/phosphatase family protein has protein sequence MSHISSPRVPRSAAVGAVVAAALAAGLLAVTSSPAAADEVRIHDIQGTTRTSPLAGQQVSDVPGIVTGVRGYGSKGFWIQSAKGAADDDAATSEGIFVFTGSAPLTVKAGDAVRVSGTVGEYVPGGTGSGNQSLTQITKPTVTVESSGNALPAPVAVTAESVPSRYAPAGDPAQGGSINALPLKPRSYALDLYESLEGMNVRIDSSRVVGATDAYNELWVTVKKHENPNRRGGTVYGSYGAQNGGRLQIQQLAPVSEQPFPKANVGDVLRGGAVGPLDFNQFGGYTLVARELGKVDDKGLKREKTRKQAKGELAVATYNVENLDPTDPQTKFDALAGAVVANLSSPDIVALEEIQDDNGAKNDGTVSAEATLKKFTDAIVAAGGPRYAWRSVDPQNNKDGGEPGGNIRQVFLYNPQRVSFTERAPGDATTPTEVVREKGRAALSHSPGRVDPANAAWADSRKPLAGEFTFRGRTVFVIANHFGSKGGDESLTSHHQPPVRSSEAKRLLQAQAVNGFVKDIRKVQRNADVVVLGDINDFEFSAATKALEDGGALRSAVRSLPRSERYSYVYQGNSQVLDQILTSPGVGDADDFSFDSVHINAEFAEQNSDHDPQVLRFRP, from the coding sequence ATGTCTCACATATCGTCGCCCCGCGTTCCGAGATCAGCCGCCGTCGGCGCCGTGGTCGCCGCCGCCCTGGCGGCGGGACTGCTCGCCGTCACCTCGTCCCCGGCCGCCGCCGACGAGGTCCGCATCCACGACATCCAGGGCACCACCCGTACGTCGCCCCTGGCCGGGCAGCAGGTCAGCGATGTGCCCGGCATCGTGACGGGCGTGCGCGGCTACGGCTCCAAGGGCTTCTGGATCCAGTCCGCCAAGGGCGCGGCCGACGACGACGCGGCCACCAGCGAGGGCATCTTCGTCTTCACGGGCTCCGCGCCGCTCACGGTGAAGGCGGGCGACGCGGTACGGGTCTCCGGCACGGTCGGCGAGTACGTGCCCGGGGGCACCGGATCCGGCAACCAGTCCCTGACCCAGATCACCAAGCCGACGGTGACCGTGGAGTCCTCCGGCAACGCGCTGCCCGCCCCGGTCGCGGTCACCGCCGAGTCCGTGCCGAGCCGCTACGCGCCCGCGGGCGACCCCGCGCAGGGCGGCAGCATCAACGCGCTGCCGCTGAAGCCGCGCTCGTACGCCCTCGACCTGTACGAGTCGCTTGAAGGCATGAACGTACGGATCGACAGCTCGCGCGTCGTCGGGGCGACCGACGCGTACAACGAGCTCTGGGTGACGGTGAAGAAGCACGAGAACCCGAACCGGCGCGGCGGCACCGTCTACGGCTCGTACGGCGCGCAGAACGGCGGGCGGCTCCAGATCCAGCAGCTCGCCCCGGTCTCCGAGCAGCCGTTCCCCAAGGCGAACGTCGGTGACGTCCTGCGCGGCGGCGCCGTGGGCCCGCTGGACTTCAACCAGTTCGGCGGCTACACCCTCGTGGCGCGCGAGCTCGGCAAGGTCGACGACAAGGGCCTGAAGCGCGAGAAGACGCGGAAGCAGGCCAAGGGCGAGCTCGCCGTGGCCACGTACAACGTCGAGAACCTCGACCCGACCGACCCGCAGACGAAGTTCGACGCGCTGGCGGGCGCGGTCGTCGCGAACCTCTCCTCGCCCGACATCGTGGCCCTGGAGGAGATCCAGGACGACAACGGGGCGAAGAACGACGGCACGGTCTCCGCGGAGGCGACGCTGAAGAAGTTCACGGACGCGATCGTCGCCGCGGGCGGGCCGCGCTACGCGTGGCGGTCCGTCGACCCGCAGAACAACAAGGACGGCGGCGAGCCCGGCGGCAACATCCGTCAGGTCTTCCTCTACAACCCGCAGCGGGTCTCGTTCACCGAGCGCGCGCCCGGCGACGCCACGACGCCCACCGAGGTCGTGCGGGAGAAGGGACGGGCCGCGCTGAGCCACTCCCCCGGGCGCGTCGACCCGGCCAACGCGGCGTGGGCGGACAGCCGCAAGCCGCTGGCCGGCGAGTTCACCTTCCGCGGCCGGACCGTGTTCGTGATCGCCAACCACTTCGGGTCGAAGGGCGGCGACGAGTCGCTGACCTCGCACCACCAGCCGCCGGTGCGCTCCTCCGAGGCCAAGCGGCTGCTGCAGGCGCAGGCGGTGAACGGTTTCGTGAAGGACATCCGCAAGGTCCAGCGCAACGCCGACGTCGTCGTGCTCGGCGACATCAACGACTTCGAGTTCTCGGCCGCCACCAAGGCCCTGGAGGACGGCGGCGCGCTGCGCTCCGCCGTGCGGTCGCTGCCGAGGAGCGAGCGCTACTCATACGTCTACCAGGGCAACTCGCAGGTCCTCGACCAGATCCTGACCAGCCCGGGAGTGGGCGACGCGGACGACTTCAGCTTCGACAGCGTGCACATCAACGCGGAGTTCGCGGAGCAGAACAGCGACCACGACCCGCAGGTGCTGCGCTTCAGGCCGTAG